From a region of the Phycisphaerales bacterium genome:
- a CDS encoding secretin N-terminal domain-containing protein: MKTRAETNRMFIASAAVLSVLAGTALAWQPTTSATEPQQGKDTPGEQRPVEVAKADAHTAARPAVRESADAAPKLSMPTGPAGRRAIAGEPTALGFRNVTVDQIVPFIVESTGKVVMPQQDVLNRKVTILNDRPIPREDALDLVFQALQQIGVAVVESSSVISLRDIAEITRQDVPVIGPDESTLARKDLGNFAEKIYRLRSSTAKSMGDTLKAGLPDFAKMTVDEESNQIAIMGNIALLQRIESKINGLDRPPAAALQTETFRLRFQEAATIKENIEELFGAGSTRNRGGQNQNQGGNRGGPNFQFQGRGGPEQAPTAAASEVRVTANTQQNSVTVAADPAILAQIAEQINEHWDKEMPLDVLTPKIYDLKYSDPVKVAAQLEGIFGRGTQSRTGGQQQQQNQGGGPFGFNQGGNVSPATGTGAGRLANQFSFTPMPDAGRLMVVAKTPDNIKVLDDLIEQIDQPQNAGLPSVIELKHASAEDLAEQLNALLAQDGTLASIRRAASGLTESSANSSPFATSTTTTTSNQEGFSQEQQTTGSQVISFWWQRSRTPTDRRASSNLIGQLRIVPIWRQNALMIVSPPEYKQSIIDLVAQLDKPGRQVLIAAIVAEISRDDATALGLRWSSQQITPTNPDNSFSIGNNATGTKNDFINSLFDTSVLNTEANLNLVLQALAQKTDVSILSEPKIFTSDNQEAEFFDGQDIPFVTDSQTNAQGNLVQSFDYRAVGIQLRARPRITVQGDVDLKVNLELSSIVPGQTLFGGFVVDRRETTTQLIVKNKQTIVISGILRAESSDIVRKVPLLGDIPLLGAIFRSKEKTIKNTELLVFITPIVVVNTDGTESEALNAPYRERLEQIKNQLRKEEPLKGKTTLPELHDGPRPAGDSGTTGPTPGADTPNPNPRPGLDQQTVPERAKEL, translated from the coding sequence ATGAAGACTCGCGCCGAGACCAACAGGATGTTCATCGCGTCGGCGGCGGTTCTGTCGGTGCTCGCCGGCACCGCGCTGGCGTGGCAGCCCACGACCAGTGCAACGGAACCGCAGCAGGGCAAGGACACGCCGGGCGAGCAGCGGCCGGTCGAGGTCGCCAAGGCCGACGCGCACACGGCCGCGCGACCAGCGGTGCGCGAGAGCGCGGACGCCGCGCCGAAGCTCTCCATGCCCACCGGCCCCGCCGGGCGGCGGGCGATCGCCGGTGAGCCCACGGCCCTGGGGTTCCGCAACGTCACGGTCGACCAGATCGTGCCGTTCATCGTGGAGTCCACGGGCAAGGTGGTCATGCCGCAGCAGGACGTGCTCAACCGCAAGGTCACGATCCTCAACGACCGCCCCATCCCGCGTGAGGACGCGCTCGACCTGGTGTTCCAGGCGCTGCAGCAGATCGGCGTGGCGGTGGTGGAGAGTTCGAGCGTGATCTCGCTGCGGGACATCGCGGAGATCACGCGTCAGGACGTCCCGGTGATCGGCCCCGACGAGTCGACGCTCGCCCGCAAGGACCTGGGCAACTTCGCCGAGAAGATCTACCGGCTGCGCTCCTCGACGGCCAAGTCGATGGGCGACACGCTGAAGGCGGGCCTGCCGGACTTCGCCAAGATGACGGTGGACGAGGAGTCCAACCAGATCGCAATCATGGGCAACATCGCGCTGCTGCAGCGGATCGAGTCCAAGATCAATGGGCTGGACCGGCCCCCGGCCGCGGCATTGCAGACCGAGACGTTCCGCCTGCGCTTCCAGGAGGCGGCGACGATCAAGGAGAACATCGAGGAGCTGTTCGGCGCGGGCAGCACGAGGAACAGGGGCGGCCAGAACCAGAACCAGGGCGGCAACCGCGGGGGGCCCAACTTCCAGTTCCAGGGGCGCGGCGGTCCCGAGCAGGCGCCCACGGCGGCGGCGAGCGAGGTTCGCGTCACCGCGAACACGCAGCAGAACTCGGTGACCGTGGCGGCGGACCCGGCGATCCTGGCGCAGATCGCCGAGCAGATCAACGAGCACTGGGACAAGGAGATGCCCCTCGACGTGCTCACGCCCAAGATCTACGACCTCAAGTACAGCGATCCGGTGAAGGTGGCGGCGCAGCTGGAGGGGATCTTCGGTCGCGGCACGCAGTCGCGCACGGGCGGGCAGCAGCAGCAGCAGAACCAGGGCGGGGGACCGTTCGGGTTCAATCAGGGCGGCAACGTCTCGCCCGCGACCGGCACGGGCGCGGGGCGGCTGGCCAATCAGTTCTCGTTCACGCCGATGCCCGACGCCGGGCGGCTGATGGTGGTGGCCAAGACGCCGGACAACATCAAGGTGCTGGATGATCTCATCGAGCAGATCGATCAGCCGCAGAACGCGGGGCTGCCGTCGGTGATCGAGCTCAAGCACGCGTCGGCGGAGGACCTGGCCGAGCAGCTCAACGCGCTGCTGGCGCAGGACGGCACGCTGGCGTCGATCCGCAGGGCGGCGAGCGGGCTGACCGAGAGCTCGGCCAACAGCAGTCCCTTTGCGACGTCGACCACAACCACCACTTCGAACCAGGAGGGCTTCTCGCAGGAGCAGCAGACCACCGGCAGCCAGGTGATCTCCTTCTGGTGGCAGCGCTCGCGGACGCCGACGGACCGGCGGGCGTCTTCGAACCTGATCGGGCAGCTGCGCATCGTGCCCATCTGGCGGCAGAACGCCTTGATGATCGTGTCGCCGCCGGAGTACAAGCAGTCGATCATCGACCTGGTGGCGCAGCTGGACAAGCCCGGGCGGCAGGTGCTGATCGCGGCGATCGTCGCGGAGATCTCGCGTGACGACGCCACGGCCTTGGGGCTGCGGTGGTCCAGCCAGCAGATCACGCCGACCAACCCGGACAACAGCTTCAGCATCGGCAACAACGCCACGGGGACGAAGAACGACTTCATCAACTCGCTGTTCGACACCTCGGTGCTGAACACCGAGGCGAACCTCAACCTTGTGCTGCAGGCCTTGGCGCAGAAGACCGACGTCAGCATCCTGAGCGAGCCCAAGATCTTCACCAGCGACAACCAGGAGGCGGAGTTCTTCGACGGCCAGGACATCCCCTTCGTGACCGACTCGCAGACGAACGCGCAGGGCAACCTGGTGCAGTCGTTTGACTACCGAGCGGTGGGCATCCAGCTGCGGGCGAGGCCCCGCATCACGGTGCAGGGCGACGTTGACCTCAAGGTGAACCTGGAGCTGTCGTCGATCGTGCCGGGGCAGACGCTGTTCGGCGGCTTCGTGGTCGATCGTCGCGAGACGACGACGCAGCTGATCGTCAAGAACAAGCAGACGATCGTGATCTCGGGCATTCTGCGGGCCGAATCCAGCGACATCGTGCGGAAGGTGCCCCTGCTGGGGGACATCCCGCTGCTGGGCGCGATCTTCCGCAGCAAGGAAAAGACCATCAAGAACACCGAGCTGCTGGTGTTCATCACGCCCATCGTGGTCGTCAACACCGACGGCACCGAGAGCGAGGCCCTCAACGCTCCCTACCGCGAGCGGCTGGAGCAGATCAAGAACCAGCTCCGCAAGGAGGAGCCTCTCAAGGGCAAGACCACCCTTCCCGAGCTGCACGACGGCCCGCGCCCAGCGGGCGACAGCGGCACCACGGGACCGACCCCCGGCGCCGATACACCCAACCCCAACCCGCGCCCGGGCCTCGACCAGCAGACCGTACCCGAGCGGGCCAAGGAGCTCTGA
- the hrpA gene encoding ATP-dependent RNA helicase HrpA — translation MHPLLRELGARVDACMPADRRRLTGRLHGLGRVLAAANGQSGGELPPQVAAFTTDLEQAEARLAQRRARVPVIHYPEDLPVSQRREEIKRAIAEHQVVVICGETGSGKTTQIPKICLELGRGVTGMIGHTQPRRIAARSVGQRIAEELETRLGDLVGYKVRFGDKTSPGTFIKLMTDGILLAETQGDRNLEQYDTIIIDEAHERSLNIDFLLGYLRTLLPRRPDLKVIVTSATIDPQRFADHFAGPRGPAPIIMVSGRTYPVEVLYRPPVAEEKLDELDEDMQRAILHAVDEAASYGDGDILVFLSGEREIRETAELLSKHHVPGSPSTAILPLYAKLSAEEQMKVFQPHTGRRVVLSTNVAETSLTVPGIRYVVDVGFARINRYSPRTKVQRLEIEPISRASADQRMGRCGRIGPGVCVRLYAEEDYTTRGQYTDPEIVRANLASVILQMAALRLGDVERFPFIDPPDPRAIRDGYETLHELGAVNEKHELTPLGRDLARLPIDPRIGRMILAAKREGCLEDVLVIASALSVQDPRERPMEKADRADEVHAEFKDPSSDFGGYLKLWAAYHDRKRHLSGSKLRKWCKESFLSFVRLREWEDIHRQLSELIQGMQDQDGQRTGGRSEGGAGRRGERGGGGRDGRGGRGERGERGGPRHQRQPAMAVESRGSAAPPARGRERHNGGPEQQARSSAPASSAVAQLDQTQQTRYNRLHRALLTGLLGNIGFKTETGEYAAGRGVKFNIFPGSALFKQGPKWVMSAELVRTTKLYARTVAGILPEWVEELGAHLVKRTYSEPHWSRQAGRVLAYERVTINGLELVARRRVHYGPIDPVASREIFVHHALVEGDLDTRAPFYSHNQGLVEQVRELEIRSRRSTLLADVEQRFRFYDSHIPRDILTAGAFERWRFEETKKNPRLLFMNLEDLIAPDASLPTRDQFPDEIDAGPVVLPVVYRLEPGHEADGVTVRIPMEALGQLGPERFVWLVPGHLQEKIDTIIRGLPKEFRRVLPPAAALAQRCMTDLTFGEGSLIDRLRECILRATTVEVPREVLAAVPLPPYLRMRFEVIGSDGKVVAAGRDLSEIKAQLRTELKTGLLASEKTYTREGIREWSFGDLPERVEIDRFGVAFAAFPGIVDQGKAVALKLFDTFDAAQLASRAGTRRLFMFEASEELKRHTMYIPGVEKMSLQYATLGTPQQFKELLKELIADRAFIGDQLPVRTEKEFAFRVGVGIDRLGAAREEVTALMGTVMTAYQAAKYAVDHASKAPAFQANLDDVRDQLGALTPPSFLVSTPYEWLRHYPRYLQAIQLRVQKMTGPGLQRDARNMAEIVPLWKGYFELEKRRKELGLSESKIIEYRWMVEELRVSLFAQELRTAVPVSVKRLQELWQAIVKGA, via the coding sequence GTGCACCCTCTGCTACGTGAACTCGGCGCCCGCGTCGACGCCTGCATGCCCGCCGACCGGCGGCGGCTGACGGGGCGTCTGCACGGGCTGGGCCGGGTCCTCGCGGCGGCTAATGGTCAATCAGGCGGCGAGCTGCCGCCCCAGGTGGCGGCTTTCACGACTGACCTGGAGCAGGCGGAGGCGCGCCTGGCGCAGCGGCGAGCCCGCGTGCCGGTGATCCACTACCCCGAGGACCTGCCCGTCTCGCAGAGGCGGGAGGAGATCAAGCGGGCCATCGCCGAGCACCAGGTGGTGGTGATTTGTGGCGAGACCGGCTCGGGCAAGACAACGCAGATCCCCAAGATCTGCCTGGAGCTGGGGCGGGGTGTGACCGGGATGATCGGCCACACGCAGCCGCGGCGCATCGCGGCCCGCAGCGTGGGGCAGCGCATCGCCGAAGAGCTGGAGACGCGCTTGGGCGACCTCGTCGGCTACAAGGTTCGGTTCGGGGACAAGACGAGCCCCGGCACGTTTATCAAGCTGATGACGGACGGCATCCTGCTGGCGGAGACGCAGGGCGACCGCAACCTCGAGCAGTACGACACGATCATCATCGACGAGGCGCACGAGCGCAGCCTGAACATCGACTTCCTGCTGGGGTATCTGCGGACGCTGCTGCCGCGCCGCCCGGACCTCAAGGTGATCGTGACGTCGGCGACCATCGACCCGCAGCGGTTTGCGGACCACTTCGCGGGGCCGCGGGGGCCGGCGCCGATCATCATGGTCTCGGGCCGCACGTACCCGGTCGAGGTGCTGTACCGCCCTCCCGTCGCGGAAGAGAAGCTCGACGAGCTCGACGAGGACATGCAGCGGGCGATCCTGCACGCCGTGGACGAGGCCGCGAGCTATGGGGATGGCGACATCCTGGTGTTCCTGAGCGGCGAGCGGGAGATCCGTGAGACGGCGGAGCTGCTGAGCAAGCACCACGTGCCGGGGTCGCCTTCCACGGCCATTCTGCCGCTGTACGCCAAGCTCTCGGCCGAGGAGCAGATGAAGGTCTTCCAGCCGCACACGGGGCGGCGGGTGGTGCTGTCGACCAACGTCGCGGAGACGTCGCTGACGGTGCCGGGCATCCGCTACGTGGTGGACGTGGGCTTCGCGCGGATCAACCGCTACTCGCCGCGGACGAAGGTGCAGCGGCTGGAGATCGAGCCGATCTCGCGGGCGAGCGCCGACCAGCGGATGGGCCGGTGCGGGCGCATCGGGCCGGGCGTGTGCGTTCGGCTGTACGCGGAGGAGGACTACACGACGCGCGGGCAGTACACCGACCCCGAGATCGTGCGGGCGAACCTGGCGAGCGTGATCCTGCAGATGGCCGCGCTGCGGCTGGGGGACGTCGAGCGGTTCCCGTTCATCGATCCTCCGGACCCACGGGCGATCCGCGACGGGTACGAGACGCTGCACGAGCTGGGCGCGGTGAACGAGAAGCACGAGCTGACGCCGCTGGGGCGGGACCTCGCGCGCCTGCCCATCGACCCGCGGATCGGCCGCATGATCCTCGCAGCTAAGCGCGAGGGCTGCCTCGAGGACGTGCTGGTGATCGCCTCGGCCCTCTCCGTGCAGGACCCGCGTGAGCGGCCGATGGAGAAGGCGGACCGCGCCGACGAGGTGCACGCGGAGTTCAAGGACCCCTCGTCGGACTTCGGCGGGTACCTCAAGCTGTGGGCGGCGTACCACGACCGCAAGCGGCACCTCTCGGGCAGCAAGCTGCGGAAGTGGTGCAAGGAGAGTTTTCTATCGTTCGTGCGGCTGCGCGAGTGGGAGGACATCCACCGGCAGCTGAGCGAGCTGATCCAGGGGATGCAGGACCAGGACGGGCAGCGCACGGGTGGGCGAAGTGAGGGCGGTGCTGGGCGACGCGGCGAGCGCGGCGGTGGGGGGCGTGACGGGCGGGGCGGGCGCGGCGAGCGCGGGGAACGTGGCGGCCCGCGTCACCAGCGGCAGCCGGCGATGGCCGTGGAGTCGCGCGGGTCTGCGGCGCCGCCGGCGCGCGGGCGCGAGCGGCATAACGGCGGCCCTGAGCAGCAGGCACGGTCGAGTGCACCCGCGTCGAGCGCCGTCGCGCAGCTCGACCAGACGCAGCAGACGCGGTACAACCGCCTGCACCGGGCGCTTCTCACTGGCCTGCTGGGCAACATCGGATTCAAGACCGAGACCGGCGAGTACGCGGCGGGCCGCGGCGTGAAGTTCAACATCTTCCCGGGCTCGGCGCTGTTCAAGCAGGGGCCAAAGTGGGTGATGAGCGCGGAGCTGGTGCGCACGACCAAGCTGTACGCGCGCACCGTCGCGGGCATCCTGCCGGAGTGGGTGGAGGAGCTCGGAGCGCACCTGGTGAAGCGCACGTACTCCGAGCCGCACTGGTCGCGCCAGGCGGGGCGGGTGCTGGCGTATGAGCGGGTAACCATCAACGGGCTGGAGCTCGTCGCGCGCCGGCGCGTGCACTATGGGCCCATCGACCCGGTCGCCAGCCGCGAGATCTTCGTGCACCACGCGCTCGTCGAGGGTGACCTCGACACGCGGGCCCCCTTCTACTCGCACAACCAGGGGCTGGTGGAGCAGGTCAGGGAGCTGGAGATCAGGAGCCGCCGCAGCACGCTGCTGGCGGATGTCGAGCAGCGCTTCCGGTTCTATGACTCGCACATCCCCAGGGACATCCTGACCGCCGGCGCGTTTGAGCGCTGGCGTTTCGAGGAGACCAAGAAGAACCCGCGCCTGCTGTTCATGAACCTCGAGGACCTGATCGCGCCAGACGCGTCGCTGCCCACGCGCGACCAGTTCCCCGACGAGATCGACGCCGGGCCCGTCGTGCTGCCGGTCGTGTACCGCCTGGAGCCGGGGCACGAGGCCGACGGCGTCACCGTGCGCATCCCGATGGAGGCCCTCGGCCAGCTCGGCCCCGAGCGCTTCGTGTGGCTGGTGCCCGGGCACCTGCAGGAGAAGATCGACACCATCATCCGCGGCCTGCCCAAGGAGTTCCGGCGCGTGCTGCCGCCGGCCGCGGCCCTCGCGCAGCGGTGCATGACGGACCTCACCTTCGGCGAGGGCTCGCTCATCGACCGTCTGCGCGAGTGCATCCTGAGGGCGACCACCGTCGAGGTCCCGCGCGAGGTGCTCGCGGCGGTGCCGCTGCCGCCCTACCTGCGCATGCGTTTCGAGGTGATCGGGTCGGACGGCAAGGTGGTGGCCGCGGGGCGTGACCTGTCGGAGATCAAGGCCCAGCTGCGGACCGAGCTCAAGACGGGCCTGCTCGCAAGCGAAAAGACGTACACGCGCGAGGGTATCAGGGAGTGGAGCTTCGGCGACCTGCCCGAGCGGGTCGAAATCGACCGCTTCGGCGTTGCGTTCGCGGCGTTCCCAGGGATCGTCGACCAGGGCAAGGCGGTGGCCCTCAAGCTCTTTGACACCTTTGACGCCGCCCAGCTTGCAAGCCGCGCCGGCACGCGCCGCCTGTTCATGTTCGAGGCGAGCGAAGAGCTCAAGCGGCACACGATGTACATCCCGGGCGTGGAGAAGATGTCCCTCCAGTACGCCACCCTGGGAACGCCGCAGCAGTTCAAGGAGCTGCTGAAGGAGCTCATCGCCGACCGCGCCTTCATCGGCGACCAGCTGCCCGTGCGCACGGAGAAGGAGTTCGCCTTCCGCGTGGGCGTTGGCATCGATCGCCTGGGGGCCGCACGTGAGGAGGTGACTGCCCTCATGGGCACGGTGATGACGGCGTACCAGGCCGCGAAGTACGCGGTGGACCACGCGAGCAAGGCCCCCGCGTTCCAGGCCAACCTTGATGATGTGCGCGATCAGCTCGGCGCCCTCACGCCCCCCAGCTTCCTCGTGAGCACCCCCTACGAGTGGCTGCGGCACTACCCGCGGTACCTCCAGGCGATCCAGCTGCGCGTGCAGAAGATGACCGGCCCCGGCCTGCAGCGCGATGCCCGGAATATGGCGGAGATCGTCCCCCTGTGGAAGGGGTACTTTGAGCTCGAGAAGCGCCGCAAGGAGCTGGGCCTGAGCGAGAGCAAGATTATCGAGTACCGCTGGATGGTGGAGGAGCTGCGCGTGTCGCTCTTCGCGCAGGAGCTCCGCACCGCCGTCCCCGTTTCGGTGAAGCGCCTGCAGGAGCTGTGGCAGGCGATCGTCAAGGGCGCGTGA
- a CDS encoding M48 family metalloprotease, whose product MIQVLLILLFGSIYLFDWQGSEGVLDLPPGEVLAWLLAPLAAMWGVFQALCVRWGRLIDRKGSYSAVRMADTTMLALRLLAGAWWGFCLFAFGSLATVRGLVGDFIIVDELATMLPVLLFFAATWWSLYPLELRIREALLLRELNNAEGTPVHPPLTRGQYVSSCLRHQAMLFLAPLTMMMAWHETLAMHVGEWIVREWRGQAEWLLPVVTYAGIIAILITSPAVIRRVWDTVPIGDGPLREQMRAMCRQYRIRVRGPLLWRTHGAMVNGAILGIFWPLRYMLLSDALLERLNADQVEAVMAHEVAHVRRRHLIWLAVCVISAVLVLALVLGTIVEGFHIRVLSPTTLSVIMGLMGIAGAGTVFGLVSRRFEWQADAFAVQHLTRTREHEAAAVTAGAVGVMSSALQSVADLNGIDPERFTWRHGSVRERQRRLATLIDRPVDALPIDRQVKWIKIAAVVGIIASFVPFLLGGAS is encoded by the coding sequence ATGATCCAGGTCCTGCTCATCCTGCTGTTCGGCTCGATCTACCTGTTCGACTGGCAGGGCAGCGAGGGCGTGCTGGACCTGCCGCCGGGCGAGGTGCTTGCATGGCTGCTCGCGCCGCTCGCGGCCATGTGGGGCGTGTTCCAGGCGCTGTGCGTGCGGTGGGGGCGGCTGATTGACCGCAAGGGCAGCTACTCCGCCGTGCGGATGGCGGACACCACGATGCTGGCGCTGCGGCTGCTGGCGGGGGCGTGGTGGGGGTTCTGTCTGTTCGCGTTCGGATCGCTCGCGACCGTGCGCGGCCTTGTGGGCGACTTCATCATCGTCGACGAGCTGGCGACGATGCTCCCGGTGCTGCTGTTCTTCGCGGCGACCTGGTGGTCGCTGTACCCGCTGGAGCTTCGAATTCGCGAGGCCCTGCTGCTGCGCGAGCTCAACAACGCCGAGGGCACGCCCGTGCACCCGCCGCTCACCCGGGGGCAGTACGTGTCCTCGTGCCTGCGGCACCAGGCGATGCTGTTCCTGGCGCCGCTCACGATGATGATGGCCTGGCATGAGACGCTCGCGATGCACGTGGGGGAGTGGATCGTGCGCGAGTGGCGGGGTCAGGCCGAGTGGCTGCTGCCGGTTGTGACCTACGCGGGCATCATCGCCATCCTGATTACGTCCCCGGCCGTGATCCGGCGCGTGTGGGACACCGTGCCCATCGGCGACGGCCCCCTCCGCGAGCAGATGCGGGCGATGTGCAGGCAGTACCGAATCCGGGTGCGCGGCCCGCTGCTGTGGCGCACGCACGGAGCGATGGTGAACGGGGCAATCCTGGGCATCTTCTGGCCGCTGCGGTACATGCTGCTGAGCGACGCTCTGCTCGAGCGGCTCAACGCCGATCAAGTGGAGGCGGTGATGGCCCACGAGGTGGCGCACGTGCGGCGTCGGCACCTCATCTGGCTGGCGGTGTGCGTCATCTCGGCGGTGCTGGTGCTGGCGCTGGTGCTGGGAACGATAGTGGAGGGGTTCCATATCCGCGTGCTCAGCCCCACGACGCTGTCGGTGATCATGGGGCTGATGGGCATCGCCGGGGCGGGCACGGTGTTCGGCCTGGTAAGCCGCCGCTTCGAGTGGCAGGCGGACGCGTTCGCCGTGCAACACTTGACGCGTACGCGCGAGCATGAGGCCGCAGCGGTGACGGCGGGTGCGGTGGGGGTGATGTCCAGCGCCCTGCAATCCGTCGCCGACCTCAACGGCATCGACCCCGAGCGGTTCACGTGGCGGCACGGCTCGGTGCGCGAGCGGCAGCGGCGGCTGGCAACGCTGATCGACCGGCCGGTGGACGCCCTGCCCATCGACCGGCAGGTGAAATGGATCAAGATCGCGGCCGTGGTGGGCATCATCGCCTCCTTCGTGCCGTTCCTGCTCGGGGGGGCGTCATGA
- a CDS encoding M20/M25/M40 family metallo-hydrolase — protein MSLTAAEQRVCGIISGRHAAMVEQLRQLVNIPTGPGSAGGLDETRGLLTERLAKLGAAVELVPGDPKPTWLDPEDRGSVPPTAVCRRPRTTPHLPKEHRAGVLLCGHLDTVHHASSSFRELSISPDGRTATGPGCVDMKGGLLVGATALEALEEAGVAAGWGFIMNSDEETGSYHSDTALQAEAKRGYREGLVLEPAMADGGLVTERPGSGQFMIETRGRASHVGRDFGAGVSAVNALAACILRVSQLVDTSRGRIVNIGPLQGGVAANVVPDLARAWGNVRFPTYEAGEELGRALEAMETAPSELPGVKVYRSFNRPAKPRTPQVDALAIHARWAAEALGQQLPFGKTGGVCDGNNLQAAGLPTIDTLGVRGGGLHTPQEWIELASLVERAQLLAVLIMRLSQ, from the coding sequence ATGAGCCTGACGGCGGCGGAGCAGCGGGTGTGCGGCATCATCTCGGGGCGGCACGCGGCAATGGTGGAGCAGCTGCGGCAACTGGTGAACATCCCCACGGGGCCGGGATCGGCAGGCGGGCTCGATGAGACGCGGGGGCTGTTGACGGAGCGGTTGGCGAAGCTTGGCGCCGCTGTGGAACTCGTCCCCGGTGACCCCAAGCCCACGTGGCTGGATCCTGAGGACCGCGGCAGTGTTCCGCCCACGGCGGTGTGCCGCCGGCCTCGCACGACGCCGCACCTGCCGAAGGAGCACCGCGCCGGTGTGTTGTTGTGTGGGCATCTCGACACCGTGCACCACGCCTCTTCCTCGTTCCGCGAGCTGTCAATCTCCCCTGATGGTCGCACCGCCACCGGTCCAGGCTGCGTCGACATGAAGGGCGGGCTGCTCGTGGGCGCGACAGCGCTGGAAGCGCTCGAGGAGGCGGGCGTGGCCGCGGGGTGGGGGTTCATCATGAACTCCGACGAAGAGACGGGGAGTTATCACTCAGACACGGCACTCCAAGCCGAGGCCAAGCGCGGGTACCGGGAGGGATTGGTGCTGGAGCCCGCGATGGCCGACGGCGGGCTCGTCACCGAGCGCCCCGGCAGCGGCCAGTTCATGATCGAGACACGCGGCAGGGCGTCGCACGTGGGGCGCGACTTCGGCGCGGGCGTGTCGGCGGTGAACGCGCTGGCCGCGTGCATCCTGCGGGTGTCGCAGCTGGTGGACACCTCGCGGGGGCGGATCGTCAACATCGGACCGCTCCAGGGCGGCGTCGCGGCCAACGTCGTCCCCGACCTCGCCCGCGCGTGGGGCAACGTTCGCTTTCCCACCTACGAGGCCGGCGAGGAACTCGGCCGAGCGCTCGAGGCGATGGAGACCGCGCCTAGCGAACTGCCGGGGGTGAAGGTCTACCGCAGCTTCAACAGGCCCGCCAAGCCGCGCACACCGCAGGTCGATGCACTTGCGATCCACGCACGCTGGGCCGCCGAGGCGCTCGGCCAGCAGCTGCCCTTCGGCAAAACCGGCGGCGTGTGCGATGGGAACAACCTGCAGGCCGCGGGGCTGCCGACGATTGACACGCTGGGCGTGAGGGGTGGGGGGCTGCACACGCCGCAGGAGTGGATCGAGCTGGCGAGCCTGGTGGAGCGGGCGCAGCTGCTCGCGGTACTGATTATGCGTCTATCGCAGTGA
- a CDS encoding aminotransferase class III-fold pyridoxal phosphate-dependent enzyme yields MTQAPAQQPARPSTPNSSSSSATAQTLGDQLHHSPAVKAAAAAMVAELRAKSAQITDVRPPRPELKQTYDALMARAAAVRGRALLYPYLGSGLGNGALVELADGSVKWDMICGIGVHFFGHSDPELAELGVLSGMDDVLKHGNLSSNFEPYAFMETLLKEAGKNSRLKHCYLSTSGAMANENALKVCFQKNAPAPRVIAFKDCFMGRSTTMAQIGDTPDYRQGLPLNVLVDYMPFYNEHEAKRVGEARHIDGAVKQLTEYLDRYPGQHACFIFELVQGEGGFNPGTRDYFKALMEVCKARKVIVWDDEIQTFGRLPTMFAYEYFNLGEYVDVFCVGKMTQACATMWTEEMNPKGGLLSGTFTGEGVSFRMGQRVMERLRDGGYYGPQGSIARHHALFREQVQQLIARHPAWFPAVEGQSELVGGLGGMMKFTPFGGRKDKINAVCKACFEEGVILFYCGHGPYHVRMLPPLGVMKDADWARVFACIEKGLAKVAG; encoded by the coding sequence ATGACCCAGGCCCCCGCCCAGCAGCCCGCCCGCCCCAGCACTCCCAATAGCTCCAGCTCGTCGGCCACGGCGCAGACCTTGGGCGACCAGCTGCACCACAGCCCGGCGGTGAAGGCCGCGGCGGCGGCGATGGTGGCGGAGCTGCGGGCCAAGTCGGCGCAGATCACCGACGTGCGGCCGCCCCGTCCCGAGCTCAAGCAGACCTACGACGCGCTGATGGCGCGGGCCGCGGCGGTGCGCGGGCGGGCGCTGCTGTACCCCTACCTCGGCTCTGGCCTGGGCAACGGCGCCCTGGTGGAGCTCGCCGACGGGTCGGTGAAGTGGGACATGATCTGCGGCATCGGCGTGCACTTCTTCGGCCACAGCGACCCGGAGCTGGCGGAGCTGGGCGTGCTCAGCGGCATGGACGATGTGCTCAAGCACGGCAACCTCTCCAGCAACTTCGAGCCCTACGCGTTCATGGAGACGCTGCTGAAGGAGGCCGGGAAGAACAGCAGGCTTAAGCATTGCTACCTCAGCACCAGCGGCGCCATGGCCAACGAGAACGCCCTGAAGGTGTGCTTCCAAAAGAACGCGCCGGCGCCGCGGGTGATCGCGTTCAAGGACTGCTTCATGGGGCGGAGCACGACCATGGCCCAGATCGGGGACACCCCGGACTACCGCCAGGGGCTGCCGCTGAACGTGCTCGTCGATTACATGCCGTTCTACAACGAGCACGAGGCGAAGCGCGTGGGCGAGGCCAGGCACATCGACGGGGCCGTCAAGCAGCTCACCGAGTACCTCGACCGCTACCCCGGCCAGCACGCGTGCTTCATCTTCGAGCTCGTGCAGGGCGAGGGCGGGTTCAACCCCGGCACGCGTGACTACTTCAAGGCCCTGATGGAGGTGTGCAAGGCGCGCAAGGTGATCGTGTGGGACGACGAGATCCAGACCTTCGGCCGCCTGCCCACCATGTTCGCCTATGAGTACTTCAACCTCGGCGAGTACGTGGACGTCTTCTGCGTGGGCAAGATGACGCAGGCGTGCGCCACAATGTGGACCGAGGAGATGAACCCCAAGGGCGGGCTGCTCAGCGGCACCTTCACGGGTGAGGGTGTCTCGTTCCGCATGGGCCAGCGCGTGATGGAGCGTCTGCGCGACGGGGGTTACTACGGGCCGCAGGGCTCCATCGCCCGCCACCACGCGCTTTTCCGTGAGCAGGTGCAGCAGCTGATCGCCAGGCACCCCGCGTGGTTCCCCGCGGTGGAAGGTCAGTCCGAGCTCGTGGGCGGCCTGGGCGGCATGATGAAGTTCACGCCCTTCGGCGGGCGCAAGGACAAGATCAACGCCGTGTGCAAGGCGTGCTTCGAAGAGGGCGTGATCCTCTTCTACTGCGGGCATGGGCCGTACCACGTGCGCATGCTGCCCCCGCTGGGGGTGATGAAGGATGCCGACTGGGCGCGCGTGTTCGCGTGCATCGAGAAGGGCCTGGCCAAGGTCGCGGGCTGA